The following DNA comes from Astatotilapia calliptera chromosome 6, fAstCal1.2, whole genome shotgun sequence.
ccacccaccagtctgtcaagctaataaagtttgcagatgacaccaccgttattgggctcatctcggacggggacgagtctgcctacaggagggaggttgaacgtctggtgtcctggtgcagccacaacaacctggtgccgaatgcccagaagacagtggagattattgtggacttcaggaagcacacagccccactcccccccatcatcctgtctgacacccccatcacctctgtggactcattccgcttcctgggtaccaccatcacccaggacctgaagtgggagcccaccatcacctccgtcatcaagaaagcccagcagaggatgtacttcctgagtcagctgaagaaattcaacctgccaacacggacgatgatgcaattctacactgcaatcatcgagtccatcctcacctcctccatcaccgtgtggtacgctggagccactatcagggacaaacagagactgcagcgtgttgtgcgctctgctgagaaggtgattggctgcagactcccatctctgcaggacctgtacacctccaggacactgcggcgtgcagctcggatctcagctgacccttctcaccctggatacagtctgtttgacctgctcccctcaggcaggaggctccggtccattcgcaccagaacctctcgccataagaacagtttcttcccctctgctgttggacacatgaacaataaccatatgactgtccccgccactaacacatgaccctacgctgtgtcactgcatcatttcatgtttggcactgatcaccacctgcactcatgtatatatctttctacgtagcactcttaattcttattctcatgtatatatctcatgtatatcccatgcacatatctttctacatagcacttttaattcttattcttacttttatttttttttcatgtctatttaagtgctatttatgacactatgtttgcactgaagcaccgcagcaatttcctaatgttgtaaacctcaacatctggcaataaaccccattctgattctgattctgattctgattctgacctccacaaatagtgactgaattttcatttaaaatcagcAAGAAAAAGAATCATTGAGAGATGCAAGAATCTTAGAAAGAGAACggtctttcactgcagaagGATGGACTCCAGTTTAAAGGCAGTTTCATGTTCATTCTGTTCAAACACTGCTTTGTACAGGAAGCCAATTCTACCAAACTTAATGTAGACATAGGGATTGCCTATTGTTTAAGTATTTACtggattttattatttatctccTGCATCGTGACAGACAAACAAACTATCCACAGTGGATTCTGCATCTCGATGACTGGACTATGCAAGAATTTTAGTTTAATTACAAATTTTCTAACTACGTGTTGAATATGAATAGAGAAAGACAGTCAGCTGTCGGGCCACAGGTCtacctggtgttttggttgctgGCCTGCTTCTGTGGGGGTTGTGGTCTGGGGTGGCTCGGGCCTCTCAGTTGCATGGTGGGCACTCCGCTGGCTGTGAGGCAGTTCTTGGGGCTGGGGGTCTGGGGCCCCATCCTTGGCTTGTGCTGGGGTTGCCGGCCTGTCTGCTGCCTCTGGTTCCCTGGCACTCCTGCCCTTGGCTGTGGGAGCTCTGTCCAGCTTCCCTCTCCCCCTGCTGGGGTGGACGCACATGTGTCATTGGGATGTGTGGCCTCAGGTTTTCAATGCTTTTATGGGGTCGTGGATGCTGGGGCCTCCAAGAGATGCTGCTATGACTTAGAAAGTAGctgcttatttttattatttctttctaaCTAGCATAAAAAACATTCGCTAATGTAGATTAGATCACAAAAATCTCAGAGATTTTCAGAACTTTCAGAGATACAAGTCTGGTGTTATATTGGTAATTGCCAGCCAAGAAGCTGATGcactttattatatttattgggtaaatatttttattggtaTTCTGGTCTTCAGTGTTAGTTTACAGTCCAGCTTCAGTAAAAGCAAGTCAAATTCACATTTACTGTCAATTGCCAACATTGACAGGTAAGAGTAGACCACATTCACCTTTAATATTGCTTTGGATCAGTTTATGCTTTTTATTAGGTTGCAAATTCTATTTCTTTGTTACATTTAGTTAAAAGAAACAGGTAAGATAGGACATGTAGCCAAAGTCAACAAAACGTTATAAAGCTTCTGTCTTCCCTGCATTCATTGATGATGATTTCACAAAACGAATGTAGATCCCCAACCTGCTGTTAAAGTAATTACCGTAAGattatatttttcttcatttctagcTGAGTATGTTTATGTGTGATTGTCAGTACAAAGGTttgtgtcacggctggcggggtGAGCCGTGCGGtgttggaggaaaaggaggacccaaaatgcggcagtgactgatgattcgagtgacgtttatttacaagtggtggagtgacaaaaacaggcagtgaggcatgacaaaacaactgaagaaacctaaactgggagaactaaatgacaaaccCGAGAGCATACAAAAGGGGTGCAGGGCAGCAAGCCGCAGAGACAGGACCGAAAACAGACGAGCCAACgacgaacacagaccgacacccactatatatacacacacaaggtaatcgggtaatcgaacacaggagggaagaacagctgatctgaatacacatgatgactggaggacacaagctgaacacaatgacaacagacacagaccttcagaatAGAACAGGAAATTCAAAACACGAACCTTCAAAGTACAGCAGGAAACAGGTAGGGCTGATAAAACACTAAACTTCAGGTTCAACCCTAaactaatacaaaatcagaataaacacaaggcacaaaaatgacccaggaccatgacagtttgaGGAGAATGAAGGAAGAGAGGACAAAGAAATTGTATGATAGCAGGAAGAGCCAGGTGAGCAAATTTGCACATagttaaatggaaaaacaattatttttgaCATAATTCACATAGATTTTATGGATGCTTTGTGTGATTTCCAATAGCATATGATACAAATGGTAGCACTTAACATTTAAAAGTTTGGACTTAGAATCTCCCCTGGTTTCTGTGTTCACCAGCTTTGACTATCCAAAATGGTACTCTggtaatttgggggattttatatttttggaaACAGAATTCAATCTTGTACACAAGCTTCAACTGACAGAGGTCCATTAATTTACAGGAGGAAGAGTCAGGTAACACCACTGTGGTGACACTTATTATGTTATGACATGCCATGACAAACCCAGCCAACCCAGCCTCCACAACTGTAAGACACCTGCTGGGCTGGTTTACTGGTTATTACAAAAACTCAGTTCTCATATTGTGGCTCAGACTACTGTACAGTGTATCAACTGTGCTGacaaagaaaactttgaaaaatCTCTTTGGATTGGTCGCCCTTGATTATTGTAAAATCAGCTACATTCATCACCGCCCCATTGTCCTCCACCCCAGATCATTTTGGAGGCTAAAACAGTTATCCTGGCTTTTTCTTTAGTACCTGGTGGAAATGCAACTAGGTTTTCAAAAGGTTGTTGGTCCCCAGGGAAGTTTCTTTGCTGAACTCTGAATACTAGAAATAATAGCTAATTATTGGTCATTTGTACTTCTGGAGAGAAAACTGATAAATTTTTGTGGAAATGGAATCCTACTTAGCactcagtatttaaaaaaaacaaaacggaaGGTTGTTGCGTATTAATTTGAGTATAAATCAGAAGAAATATTGGATATTAATTAAGATCACTTCTGTGGGGTGATGAATTTGTTTTGGGTTGTTAGACATAACTACTGATGTTATTCATTTCACTGCTTGCCACGTTACATTCTTTTAAACTGGGATGTTAAATGGAAAATCCATTGTGTTTTGATGGCTGTTATGCTAACCCAACactaaagctaaaaaaaaacccagattttaacatttataatgATTGCTATGAAATTTTACCTTCAAATATCAAATATCTATGTGGGGGGCATTTGTGGAATGGTACATCTGGCAACTTTCAAACAGGCAAGGAAACCACACCAAAACATGTCCAGAAGTAGCAGTATTATCCACATGCAATGTCCAATGGGAAGTGGTAGGAAGGGGCAATCCACCCTCCATGAACATGTCCCACTGAGCCAAGGGTCAGCAAACCCCAGACCCAAGCCCAGGCATACACCAACACAGACTGACCATGGAAAACTTTGTGTTATAGAATATTAAATACCACCTAACTCCTTATTACAATCCCGGGCATTAGGTGCAGCTTTTTTGTGTGACTAATatactttatttaaatttttttgtattagTATATATTCTTTACCTTCTTAAATATCCTTTTATAGAttctctcttcctttccttttcatatttgtttttgttcttctcagTACCACAGGGACAGCACCTAATTTCATTGTACTCGTTACAGGGACAATAAAgctattctgattctgacataCCTTCAGAAACTAGTCACTAGCCACTTTTCAAATTTGAAGTGTTTTATTAGTGCTCAAATACGGGACTTTTTTCcatatattattattcatatatttcaaatatatatatatatatatatattgaaaaatttaaaaacttgatATATAAATgggcgactgtggctcagggggttgggaagcgtatctgtgaCCGGAAgctcgccggttcgatccccgggctctctgtcctggtcgttgtgtccttggacaagacacttcacctaccgcctactggtgttggccagaggggccgatggtgcgatatggcagcctcgcctctgtcagtctgccccagggcagctgtggctacaaccatagcttgcctccaccagtgtgtgaatgtgagagtgaatgaatagtggtattgtaaagcgctttgggttccttgaaaagcgctatatagatccaatccattattcatgtttttaacattttttatgcATATCAGTGTTAAGTGTTAAGTTGATTTAAGATGGAATGATATATATGGGTTAGTGAAAGCCTTTCACTGCAACAGAATGCTTGGTATTACACTATGAACTATATAGAAGGTTGTGTTTCCTGGCTTAATTTTAATTGTTCTCTTTCTGCCaacaaattatttcaaaatGCTTTGACCTGTATTGCAATTTTATAGAATCAGGAACAGCTGCAAGGTTCTGTCACGGTGACTACAAGTACAAGGAACTTCATTTGGAGAATCATTAAAGAATTTCGGTTTCTGCTTGACcaattattgtttgttttgttgttgttgttgtttcttttcttggGTTTCTTGGCTTTACTTACGAAGAGTGTTGTCTCCACCAGGAGTAGGTTAGATAGTGTGACAGGTGCAGGAAACCGGATCCACCACGTCAATTATCAGAGGTGTTTGCGCAACAGCTCACTTACCCAAATGACCAAGCTTGCCACCTTTACGTTTCCATGGAACTGTTGTTTACAGTGGGTAGTGTGAAAAGCTGCAAGCTCACAAACGGAACTGAGTTCAGGTGGCAGCACATAAAAAATGTCTTCATATGtctttatttccattcatgCAAACTGCTGCTGGAGACCTCTGCATTACTCTGCCAAATCGAGCCCTGCACTCACAAATTTAAATGTGGCCCAAATATTTTGTCCCACCTAGTTGTTGCCTAGGTCTGCACGCGTGGTGCACGTGCTAAAATCAACAATCTGAAGCAAACGTATTCTGAGAATGACGGGGAAGTGAAGTACTCCTTTATTAACTGTTAAGAGACGCTCATGCATCCTTCTGCCAAGTTTATGACGTTCTGGAACTGAATTTgcgtcaaaaaaaaaaatttgaagaggaaaatgtaaataaataaaaagtccaGCAGAGCTATTGCTATTGTCGCTCTtgagttttttgttatttgatgTTCTTGAAAGCGGAGCTGCTGCCCGTTGTCATGGTGATAAATGAGCCAGTGTCCAAACACTGCCGTCTGTCCCGCACTGATGATCCATCAAAGGCATCTCCATATTCGTTAAATTCGCTCTGACTACGCCCCAATTACCGGGCGTGTCTGCACTGTGCTGATGGAGATTCCGGTTTTTTTGCAGCCTGCTCCACCTGCTTTTCAACCGTAGCGGGTTTGAATCCGATTTAGtctaacagcagcagcagcagcagcagcaggatggCCTCCAACACTAGGACTATGGCAAACCTTCCCAGCGGGGTCGGAATATGTGCCACCCTCCCCGACATCCTGTACCTCCCAGAACTGGTAAGAAACGGCGATTGTAGGAACTTTTCTCTGTCACACAGTTTTTACTCACAAAACATGCAGAAACTTTCTTATCCAGAGATGTTCAGATGGAAAgcccttaaaaaataatttaaaaaaaagaaaagaaagaaaataacttttaaccattttctactttttatttcagtgacggtttttgttttctgaaacaGAAGGACAAAATTGTTTCATTTCTGGTTAACCTGTGgttcaaaatatatttatatagtagGTATAGTGTAAAAGTAAGTTACGAATAAGGTTAAACTTCTCACTTTCTCTTCACAGCAGTAGTAAGAGGAGCTGATTTACAGCCACTTTGCAGAGAACGTGGTTCCAAACGTTTTTGTGCTCTCCTGTGCCTAATTTTAAGTTGGCTTCACCCTACTGATAACTGAAGTTTATAGGATGCTGACTGAGGGTTAATGATGTGGGTGTGTTAGGAGTAGGATAATCTTCCTACATGAGCAATATTACAATTAATTATATTCCAGTGAATATGTCATGAGCCAAACATCACAATAGGCGGAGGACAGACCGAGCAGGTTGGATTCCTATGATGACTCTGTGCAGTGGAGGAAAACagatatgaaaagaaaaaatgttttcataagCCACGTTTAGCTTAAGAAAATGTCAGCAGTGGAGGAATGTCGCAGGTGTTTtcacatgaatgtgtgtgaacagGTGGAGTTCAGACAGTGATGACATACGGTGGAGGAGGGTCAGGCTCCCTGAATAATGCAGTCTGTCAATCATTAAAGGTGTAGAGTAAACGAAGGCAGTCACGCCTGTGCTGCATGCTCAAGTAGAAGTACAGGTTCTACAAATAACTGCAACACACGTTGTGGAAACATATAATTTCCTTAAACTAAAGCTTTCTGATCGTCCCAGATCTAACTGAGGCTGTCATTTAGGGGCTTCTAAGCCCGTGTGGAGATTTTTCACATGTTCCAGCTCTTCTCATGTGTACATGATGTATACATGTTGTTGCAGGTTTTTGGTGGTCTGGTGTGGATCTTGGTGGCATGCACACTGGTAGTGCCAGAAAATCCTCAGGGCTGGGTCAtgtttgtctctgtcttctGCTTTGTGATGACTTTTATCTGGATGGTGGTGTTCGCCTGTGGGAGACATCATAATAAAGCCAGCTGGGCAGCAGCAGTAAGTCCTCCACAAATCATATCGCACACACTTACTTGTCCTTGCTGCTTGGCAGCTGTCTGATTGTTGAACTTTTATCTCTATTTTTGTTATAAAAGTAgttataaagcatcttgaggctATTGTtcttgatttggtgctatataaataaaactgacttaAAGTGTGTTTCATTCCTGTTTATGTAGCTCTATCATACCTGTCTTGACTCCAGTAGCAGGAAGTACCCCTGGCAGATAGAGGATCCAACTTATACGCAATAGAAATTGACCAGCTTGAAGTCCTACCTCGTTGTTTTGTCTGTTATAAACTGTAGTATAATACAGCGAACAATATTAATATGGTTGCTTCAGAGAAACACGGATCGTTCTAATTGCAAATAGATGCAGTTAAATGATGGTAGATATACAGCATCTACCTTCATCATCAACCCTGACACATGCCTCACTTTAGAGGTAAAAAagagacaggaaacagagaTTTTGGCAGAGTTTTAAGGAAAACGCACCCTTCCTTATAATtctatataatatacatatagtacatataattttatataaacCACAATTAAATGTTACAATTTAAGCCACTTTACTTTTCCTTCTTGAGCTTGTGTCCATTATATATCATTGTTCTGAACTTTTCTTCTGCCGTGGTTAAATGACAAGCATCAGTGCAAGATTGCTTTGACAATCTTCTTCGGTTGCTTTCTGTGGTGCTCTGACACCTGATATTTAAGAATTTGCAGCtacaaaacaagttttttgatgcaaacacacacaacacaatagCTTTACATGCCAGTGTTTGACAGGATTTTGCAACTATATGTGTGTTTTGACTCTATGCCAATGCAGGCAGTCACCACTTTGAAGACATCACCACATAACAATgtctcgctctttttcttcctaCTCTGTCAGGACTTTTTGTATCATGGCATTGCTGCATTCTTCTACCTCAGTGCTTCAGTGGCGTTGGCCAAAGTGACGCTGGATCTGAGCGGAAAACAGAGCAACAACACAACTACAGGACCACGCAACTACAAGTTGGACGTCTCTGCAGTGGTGAGTCAGGCTGTTGTTACTTGGGTgacacaaagaaatgaatgaTTATAAAGCTAATGAAATAAAGCCCACA
Coding sequences within:
- the LOC113024727 gene encoding myelin and lymphocyte protein-like, which encodes MASNTRTMANLPSGVGICATLPDILYLPELVFGGLVWILVACTLVVPENPQGWVMFVSVFCFVMTFIWMVVFACGRHHNKASWAAADFLYHGIAAFFYLSASVALAKVTLDLSGKQSNNTTTGPRNYKLDVSAVVFSYVATLLYFVHTILSAIRWKSF